In the Campylobacter concisus genome, one interval contains:
- a CDS encoding MlaE family ABC transporter permease, whose protein sequence is MQKKNDVIFVVANGAQTIKFIGEFSYKDAKKLQSIFKKIQKLNGNVKFDFSELKSIDYAVLILLRNALNGKKFEIITNDEKIKAMIDLLNDEKIDFNYMPPDNSLNFFSRLGEKICEGFVNLLEFGSFLGEFLIKSVRILFNPANLRFREFSNYIKDGGVNAVFIVSLTAFLIGVVLAYLGSAMLASFGASIFIVEIMGILTLREVAPLIAAIVVAGRSASSFTAQIGAMKLTEEIDAMKTMGFEPFNFLVLPRIIAMVLCVPVIIFIADAISILGQMIICQTILDISFSDYLNRFREMVELRHFAVGMIKAPFFGAVIAIIGCMRGFGVSQNAQSLGAMTTVSVVNAIFWVIALDAFFAIIFMWLKI, encoded by the coding sequence TTGCAAAAGAAAAATGATGTCATTTTTGTAGTGGCAAATGGCGCTCAGACTATAAAATTTATAGGTGAGTTTAGCTATAAAGATGCAAAAAAATTACAAAGCATTTTTAAAAAAATCCAAAAACTTAACGGCAATGTTAAATTTGACTTTAGTGAGCTAAAAAGCATTGATTACGCTGTTTTGATACTTTTAAGAAATGCACTAAATGGTAAGAAATTTGAGATCATCACGAATGATGAGAAGATAAAGGCGATGATTGATCTTTTAAATGACGAGAAGATCGACTTTAACTACATGCCACCGGACAATAGCCTAAATTTTTTCTCACGCTTGGGAGAGAAAATTTGCGAGGGATTTGTAAATTTGCTTGAGTTTGGCTCGTTTTTGGGCGAGTTTTTGATAAAAAGCGTGAGGATTTTATTTAATCCTGCAAATTTAAGGTTTAGAGAATTTAGCAACTACATAAAAGATGGCGGTGTAAATGCCGTTTTCATAGTCTCGCTAACCGCTTTTTTGATAGGCGTCGTGCTCGCATATCTTGGTAGTGCGATGCTTGCAAGCTTTGGGGCAAGTATATTTATAGTTGAGATCATGGGTATACTAACTCTTAGAGAGGTGGCCCCGCTCATCGCTGCTATCGTTGTGGCAGGCAGGTCAGCCTCTAGTTTTACCGCACAAATTGGCGCTATGAAGCTAACTGAAGAGATAGACGCGATGAAGACGATGGGCTTTGAGCCCTTTAACTTTTTGGTGCTGCCACGCATCATTGCCATGGTGCTTTGCGTGCCAGTCATCATCTTTATAGCAGACGCTATAAGCATTTTAGGGCAGATGATCATTTGCCAAACGATACTTGATATTAGCTTTAGTGACTATCTAAATAGATTTCGCGAGATGGTCGAGCTTAGGCACTTTGCTGTTGGCATGATAAAAGCGCCGTTTTTTGGTGCGGTAATAGCGATCATTGGGTGCATGAGGGGGTTTGGTGTTAGTCAAAACGCCCAAAGCCTTGGAGCGATGACTACTGTTAGCGTTGTAAATGCGATATTTTGGGTCATCGCGCTTGATGCCTTTTTTGCGATAATTTTTATGTGGCTAAAAATATGA
- a CDS encoding ABC transporter ATP-binding protein translates to MNEIIVGKNITTSYDDKIMHDNVSWSVKEAEIYGFLGGSGAGKTTLMKTMIYLKKPSEGDIFFDGVNMWKSGSDEQQEIKLKSGTMFQFGALYSSMTILDNVGVLLHEYSKFNKRQIDEIAMFWIQKVGLKKEVSMLYPSELSGGMKKRAALARALVLSPRVLFLDEPNSGLDPVSSRQMDALIKELRDSIGVTVVMVTHDADSIFDILDRFLIIDNKKIAFEGDIKELEHLENNPLEELFKMRKK, encoded by the coding sequence ATGAATGAGATAATAGTTGGAAAAAACATAACGACAAGTTATGACGATAAGATCATGCACGATAATGTGAGCTGGAGCGTCAAAGAAGCTGAAATTTACGGCTTTTTAGGCGGCAGTGGTGCTGGTAAAACGACGCTTATGAAGACGATGATATATCTAAAAAAGCCAAGCGAGGGCGATATATTTTTTGATGGCGTCAATATGTGGAAAAGCGGCTCTGATGAGCAGCAAGAGATAAAGCTAAAAAGTGGGACGATGTTTCAATTTGGCGCACTTTATAGCTCGATGACGATCCTTGATAACGTGGGCGTTTTGCTCCATGAGTACTCTAAATTTAACAAGCGCCAGATCGATGAGATAGCGATGTTTTGGATACAAAAGGTGGGGCTTAAAAAAGAGGTTTCGATGCTCTATCCAAGCGAGCTAAGTGGCGGTATGAAAAAGAGGGCTGCGCTTGCAAGAGCCTTGGTGCTAAGCCCTAGGGTGCTATTTTTGGACGAACCAAATAGCGGTCTTGATCCTGTTAGCTCACGTCAGATGGATGCACTCATAAAAGAGCTTCGTGATAGCATCGGTGTAACCGTCGTTATGGTGACGCATGATGCCGATAGCATTTTTGATATTTTGGATAGATTTTTGATAATAGATAACAAAAAGATAGCCTTTGAGGGAGATATAAAAGAGCTTGAGCATCTTGAAAATAACCCGCTTGAAGAGCTATTTAAAATGAGGAAAAAGTAG